DNA sequence from the Thiosulfativibrio zosterae genome:
CGCAAGATTGGCGACAATTTGCTGAATTTCTGGCACACCGAGCTGTTTACGGCGTTTAGATTTAGCCATCAAGCGCTGCTTTGCCCCCGCTTCATCAATCACATCAATCGCTTTGTCGGGCAAATGACGGTCGGTGATATAACGCGCTGATAAATCCACGGCTGCCTTTAAGGCTGGCAAGGTGTATTTAACATCGTGATGTTCTTCAAATTGGGTTTTAAGACCTTTGAGAATCTCATAGGTTTCTTGAATGGTGGGTTCTTTAACATCAATTTTTTGGAAGCGTCGCGCCAAAGCACGGTCTTTTTCAAAAATACCGCGATATTCTTCATAGGTGGTCGCACCCACACAACGCAACTTGCCAGAAGCCAAGGCTGGCTTCATCAGGTTAGAAGCATCCATTGCGCCACCCTGCACAGCACCTGCGCCGATGATGGTGTGGATTTCATCAATAAATAAAACCGCATGTGGCTGTTTTTCAAGCTGATTTAACAAGGCTTTAAAACGCTTTTCAAAATCACCTCGATAACGCGTACCCGCCAGCAAAGCGCCCATATCTAAGCTATAAACCACCGCGTCTTGTAACGATTCAGGAATCTCATTATTCACTATTTTATAAGCCAACCCTTCGGCAACCGCGGTTTTACCCACGCCTGGCTCGCCCACTAAGAGCGGATTATTTTTGCGACGACGCGATAAAATTTCTAGGGTGCGGTTCGACTCCCAACCACGACCGATTATCGGGTCTATCTGACCCTTTTTGACTTGCTGGTTCAAGTTGGTGGTGAAGTCAGCAATGGGGTCGGAGGCTTTTTCGCCATCCGAGGATGATTCTGATTTTGAACCTTCTGACGAAAGGAAATCCTGATCTTTTTGTTGTGCGGTAACACCATGCGAAATGTAACTTAATACATCCACTCGCAATAAACCGTTAGACTCTAGTAAATAAACGGCTTGTGAATCTTGCTCTGAGTACATAGAAGCCAAGACATGCACGCCTGTCACTTCAGTGTAGCCATTCGACTGCACCAAATAAATGGCTCGCTCTATTACTCGCTGAAAGGCAATCGTCGGCAATAATTCATGGTTGGTGTTAGCAATGGGTTCCGCTTCTAGAAAATTCTCCAACTCGGTTTCTAGGGCTTCAGGTTTAATGCCGCAGCCTTCAACCACTTCACGCACCGCTGGCAAACCCAACAGTTCTAACAAAAGGTGTTCTAGGGTAACAAACTCATGCTGATATTCATTGGCCACACTGAAGGCATTGCTCAGCGTAAGCTGTAATTCTTTACTTAACATTACACCACCTCCATTTGACATTGTAATGGGTGCTTATTTTGACGAGCATATTGATTGACTTGCTGGACTTTCATTTCTGCAACCTCGCGACTGTAAACACCACAAACCCCTTTACCTTGATGATGAACGGCTAACATCACCGCACTGGCCTTAGCCTCATCCATCCCAAAAAAGCGCATCAAAACATCCACCACAAACTCCATGGGGGTAAAGTCATCATTCAGTAAGACCACTTGATAGCGTTTGGGCGGTTTTACTTTTGCTTTAGCGACTTCTAAAATAACATGACCATCATCTTCATGCATCGACATACGACTATTCATAAAAAACCTTTGGGATTTGAAGACACCTAAGCGGCTATCAACTTGGTATAAAGATGCCCTGCTTGATAGTGACTATCAGCGGGCAACCCCATATTTTGAATTTTAATGTATTCTTCTGAAGAATAATTATAAGGGATTTGCAACATCATTGGGCCAGACGGCGTATCTATCTCAAGAGAATTGCCGGCAACCAACAGGGTTTTAGGAATGGTGACAGAACCATATAAGTCAGAGCCTTTTAATTCCCAGCGCAAAGACTCTAATTTAATCGAAAACTTCACCAAAAAATCCCCTGGTTCGCCGCCAAATAAACCGGTATACCCCTTGCCTCTCAGACGAAAAGTTTTATCGCTGAAAGCCTCACGGGTAAATTTCATTTTGACTTTCAGCCCAGGAATATAAAAGTAACCAATCTTTAAGAGTCTAATGGCATAACGCAAAGTTAAAGGGTAAGTAATCACCCTATCTTTACCACGAATGGGCTGCTGACGACGGTAACTGCCATAGCCACTGGATTGTTGACGACTGGAGTCTTGAGTGTGAGAAGTGTGCGATTGTTTAGATGTATTATCCGCAAAACCACTTTGGCTGTTATCCGAAGACTGGGTGCGCGTTTGTTGTGAATAATGGCGGCGATTGCTTCTGGCAAAGTCGGCACAATAACGCTCACGATGCTTGGTTAAAATCTCATAGGCCTCAGCAATTTCTTGAAACTTTTGCGTGGCATTGTGAATTTTAGAAACATCAGGATGATAGCGTCTTGCCATCTTACGATAAGCCAATTTGACGGTTTTTTCGCAAGCGTTGTAATGCACGCCCAGTACCGAAAAATAATCTATAGTCGCATCGTAATTTTGATTAAACATGAAAAGGGACAAAAACTCACTTAGTGGGAATGCTTATGTTTTATGAGACCACAAACAAATTTCAAAACATTTTACCTGTTTTCAAATGATTTTTTTACCCAATATTGGCTGGTATGGGTTGGTAATCGTTGGATTTAACCTGTTTTTTTGCTTTTAACGGCCAGATGGGCATAATACCCTAAACTAAAAACGGAGAAACTTATGAGTATAGAGCAAGCCTTATTAGAAAGAAGTGGCCATAAATGTGAATTATGCGGTGCAACGGATGATTTAAGTGTTTTTGAAGTCAGCCCATCCGATGGTTCTGAAGAGCAGTCTATTTGTATTTGCAGCACCTGCAAATCACAAATCGAAGCCCCAGAAACCGTTGATGCCAATCACTGGCGTTGTTTAAATGACAGCATGTGGAGCACGGTACCTGCCGTTCAGGTGATGGCATATCGTATGTTGAATAACCTGCGCGCCGAAGGATGGCCGCAAGATTTATTGGACATGATGTATCTCAATGATGAAACCAAAGCTTGGGCAGATGCTGGATTGGCCGGTGCGGTTGAAGATGACCGTGAACCCACCCTAGATAGCAATGGCGCTCGCTTAGTTGAAGGTGACAATGTCACCTTAATTAAAGACTTGGATGTTAAAGGGGCCAACTTCACAGCTAAACGCGGTACCGCGGTGCGTGGTATTCGTTTAACTGACAACCCTCTGCATGTAGAAGGTAAAGTCAATGGCACGGTCATCGTTTTGGTTGCCGCCTACTTGAAAAAAGCCTAACCACAAAACCTCACAAAAAGCCCTTAAAACGCTCCCAAAATTGACCAGCACCCAAAGGGCATAAAGCCTGGGTGTTTTAAGGGCTTTTTTGCTTGTTAAATCTCAATCAAAACCTTAGTTAAGATCCATGATTTTCCAGCATGGCCATTTTGATTCCGGTGAAGAGTAAAGTTAACCCCGCTGCACGATTGATCAAACGAATCAGCCAGGCTTTGAGCTTTTGGCGCGCCATATGAAATCCTAAATAGCCATACAAGCTATACACCAAACAATCTGCCAAAAACAAGGTTAACGCCATCACAGCCAATTGCATCAATAAGGGTTCGTTTGGGTTAATGAATTGCGGCAAAAGCGCTGAAAAATACATCAAGGCTTTCGGATTCGCCAACTGAATCACCAGCCCTTGTCTAAATAGTTTACCCGTTCGAGCATCGATTTTTTTGTTTTCAAACTGTATGGCAGACGCTTTACTCAATAAAACGCTCAATCCCAAATAAATCAAAAAGGCAACGCCCAACCATTTAATCACTGAAAACAGCGTACTTGAAGCCACGATGAGCGCTGAAATACCGGTGGCCGACAACCCAAAAAATATTAAATCGGCAGAGGCAATCCCCAAAACCCCAATAAAGGCTTTAGACGACTGCAAGCTGGCACCCTGCGCCGCTGCCGTTAAGGCAGAAGGCCCTGGCACAAGCACTAACAAAAAAGTGGTGATGAAAAAAATCGAGAAATGCTCAATATCCAATCTTTAAACTCCGCTTAGAAAGTTATTGTTAAAACAGATTACCCAACTGCACACCTAAACTCAGGGTGTTATTTTTGTAGTTATAATCAATCAGGCTTTCGCCATAGCCATAAAACCATTGCACATAACCATTCAAATTACGATGAATGGGATAGGTGTAACTCAACTCAAACGAGCCTTTATTATCATTCGCGTCAAAATTATTGCGCACTATCACCCTAAAATTTTGCTCATCGTATTTGGTAAGATAATAAAACTCGCCATAACCCATGTATTTCAAAATATCGGGATTGTCATCTGTTGGATCGGTTTCTGGCAGTCTAATCCAGGGCATAAACCCAAACGCAGAATTCTCCTGTTCAAATATAAACCTAAGATAAGCGCGATTCCAAGACCGAGATAATGCACCAGTTTGCCCATTAGACTGATGCACCACGCCCAAATCTACTAAACGATTTTGCCAGCCGAGTAGACGCCAATCATTGTCAAAACTGATCCAAGCCTCAGGCGCATGATTGGTTTCTCGAAACGGTGCAGAAATCGTGTGATTATAGGCCTGCCAAAATGAACGATTGGTGTAGCCAACAAACCAATGGTCACCCCAGCCTAAAAAGTTTTCTGAAATCGGTACTTTTAAACTGATTTGAAACTTCACCTCAACTGGGTCAAAAAACTCTTCACCCTCATAAACCTCTTTAAACGGTTTTTGATTGGTGCCTGAAAAGTTATAAGACCCAAACAACACATAATTGGGCAGGTAAGACTGAATTGAAAATTGATTATTGCGATTCAAACGCTCCTGCTGCAAGCGCTTTTCAAAAGCGGAAATCTCGATGTTTTTCGCTTCTTTTAAGACGCATTGTTTGCGAATCTCTTCGAGCGTAGTTGCGCTGTCCAACAAGGCTTTTTGGACACAATCAGTGTCGTATTGCGGTGCACCTTCTGCCAAAGCCAGTTGACTGCACAGCACTAACCCTGTGAAGAGTCCAACCTTAAATGCATTTAATATCATTCAAGTAGTCGAATTTGTGATGGTTCTATGGCAATTTTTTTCAGTTTTAATAAGCGCCCAATTGAGCGTTTATAATTGGCTTTACTGTCACGATAAACAGCAAAAATGGCCTCAGGCGTACTTTTATCGGTGAGGTTAGAAACCCCATTATTTTCCGCCAAATGCGCCAAAATTTTGCTCGACAAATCATCTACTGCCGCATGGCCTTGCTTATTGATGGATAAATTCAACTTGCCATCCGGACGCACTTCTTTGATATAACCCTTGAGTTTTTGTCCCATTCTTAAAGGCTGCAAAATTTCTGAGTTATGAATCAACCCCAAGTACGTGCCATTCACCACGGCGCTGTAACCTAAATCACTGCGACTGGCGACCAGCAAAGCCACTTCTTGCCCACGCTTAAAATTGCGACCCTCTTCACTTAAGTGCAAACTCAATTTGCTGGATGCGGCCATGCGTCCGGTATTGTCTTCATAAATATAAACACAATAAGAACGCCCTTCTTCCATGGGCACACGCTGTTCTGTGTAAGGTGCGAGCAAATCCTTAGGCATACCCCAATCCAAAAACGCACCGGTTTTATTGACTTGCGTCACCTTTAAAAAGGCCACTTCACCAATCGAAGCTAAGGGCTGATCTGTCGTTGCCACCAAACGATCTTGCGAGTCTAGATAAATAAACACTTCAAGGGATTGCCCAATTTCAGCATTGTCCGGCATATACCGTTTGGGCAATAAAATTTCGCCTAAATTGCCGCCATCTAAATAAACGCCAAACTCTACTGCTTTTACAATCTTGAGTTTATTGATTCTGCCGACTTGTGCCATGGGTTATTCCTTAATGTGAAAACTTAAAATTGAAATGGTTTGGAGGAGGTTTAATAACAACAGCAAGAAACTTAACGAAGGGGTTTAAGTTCAAAGTATTGTGCGCCATCTGCGGAAAATATAATCATTAATAAACCAATGATAATCAGCAACAATACAAAAGGAATCGCTCCCCAACTGGTCCAGTTGCCGCCAGATGATCGTTTGCCGTCAATAATAATCAACAATAAACTAAAAAGCCCCACCATCGTTAAAATGATGCCGCCAATATAAGCCCCTGCATAAAAGCCATAGCCAACTCCACCCAACACAGAAAAGCCAAGCAAGTTGCCAAAAATCGATGATTTTTTGGGATGAGCATGGACTTTTTCGCGCGTCTTTAAATAGTTGTTATACCATTGATCTGAGATACCTAAATCATCGTCAGACTCGGTCTTTAACGGATTTGAATCTTTCATTTTTATTCCTTAAAGACCCAAAAGCCTCTAATTTTGACCAGGCCTGGTCATTTTTAGAGGCTTTTATCATCATTTTAGACCTGAGTTATGTGGTAATAACGCGATTAAATCGAATCAATAATCGCGTTTAAGGTTGCACTGGGGCGCATTACCTTGGCGGTCAATTCAGGATTCGGTTGGTAATAACCGCCAATATCCACTGACTTGCCTTGCTCGTTAATCATCTCGGCAACAATTTTAGCTTCGGTGTCGGCCATCGCTTTGGCAACAGGCGTAAAACGCGCTTTCAAATCAGCATCCTTATCTTGATCTGCCAAAGCTTGTGCCCAATACATCGCCAAATAGAAATGACTGCCACGGTTATCAATGCCGCCGACTTTACGCGAAGGCGACTTGTCGTTTTCTAGGAATAATCCTGTCGCAGCATCCAAGGTGTCTGCCAAAACTTGTGCTTTGGCATTGCCAAAGGTATTGGCCAAATGTTCCAAAGACACTGCCAAGGCTAAAAACTCACCCAAGGAATCCCAACGCAAATAGTTTTCAGATAATAACTGTTGCACATGCTTAGGCGCAGAACCGCCCGCGCCCGTTTCAAACAAGCCGCCGCCATTCATTAAAGGCACAATCGACAACATTTTAGCCGAAGTACCCAACTCTAGGATTGGGAATAAATCGGTCAAATAGTCACGCAATACATTACCTGTCACCGAAATAACATCTTGACCATGCTTGATGTGGCGCAAGGTAAAACGCGTGGCTTCTTCTGGCGACATAATGTGAATTTCTAAACCCGTTAGGTCATGGTCTAATAGATATTGATTCACCTTAACAATCAACTCGTGGTCATGCGCACGCTTGGTGTCTAACCAAAAAACCGCAGGCGTTTTAGAGGCTCTGGCGCGATTCACTGCCAATTTTACCCAGTCTTGAATCGGTGCATCTTTGACCTGACACATACGAAAAATATCGCCTTCTTCAACCGTTTGCTCCAATAAAACTTCGCCCTTAGCATTTAACGCACGCACTTTTCCTGCGCCAGTCATTTGGAAAGTTTTATTGTGTGAACCATATTCTTCAGCCGCTTGCGCCATTAAGCCCACATTGGGCACGCTACCCATGGTGGTTGGGTCAAAAGCACCGTTATGCTTACAGAAGTTAATGGTTTCCTGATAAACACCGGCATAACAACGATCAGGAATCACCGCCAGCGTATCTTGTAGTTTGCCTTCAGCATTCCACATTTTGCCAGAGCTGCGAATCATTGCCGGCATAGAGGCATCTACAATCACATCACTTGGCACATGTAAATTGGTAATCCCTTTGTCGGAATCCACCATAGCAATTTGCGCTTGTGCCGCAATCGTGGCATGAATATCGGCTTCTATTTCGGAACGATGCCCTTCTGGCAAACTTTGAATCTTACTTAAAATATCACCCAATCCATTGTTTACATTGACTTTAAGCGCTGCCAACACTTCTGCATGTTTGGCAAATACATCTTTAAAATAAACACTGACCGCTTGACCAAATAAAATTGGGTCAGACACTTTCATCATGGTGGCTTTTAAATGTAGAGAGAACAAAATGCCTTTCTCTGCTGCTTCACTGATGGCTTTGGCATAAAAGGCTTGTAGCGCTTTTTGCGACATGACCGCCGCATCAATCACTTCACCCGCTTGTAAGGGCGCAAAATCTTTTAAAACTTTTTTAGTGCCATCTGCGGCTTCAAACTCAATCTTAAACTCTGTGGCTTCTGGCACGGTTAAAGATTTCTCTGAACCATAAAAATCGCCCTCACTCATATGAGCCACAGAAGTTAAAGAATCCGCGCTCCAAGCGCCCATGGAATGTGGATTTTTCTTGGCATAATTTTTTACAGACAAGGGCGCACGACGATCGGAATTACCTTCACGCAACACAGGGTTTACGGCACTGCCCAATACTTTTGCATAGGTGGCTTTAATGGCTTCTTCTTCAGCATTGGTTGGGTTGGCTGGATAATCTGGCACAGCAATGCCATGCGCTTGTAACTCGGCAATGGCGGCCACTAACTGTGGAACTGAAGCACTAATATTGGGCAATTTAATAATATTGGCATCCGGCTGCGTGGCTAAAATGCCGAGTTCTTTAAGGGTATCTGGCAATTGTTGTTCTGCAGGCAAACGATCTGAAAAATTGGCAATAATGCGCGCGGCCACAGAAATATCACGCGTTTCTACCACCACATCAGCAGCTTTGGTAAAGGCATTGACTATCGGTAACAAGGAATAAGTGGCTAAAGCAGGTGCTTCGTCAGTTAAGGTATAGATAATTTTGGATTTTGCTGTCATAAGAGTTCCTTAGAAAGAATGCCTCATCGTTGAGCGCTGGCAAGGGTCAAAGAGACCTTTGCGCGTGCAAAGGCTTCTTAAAATGTTAGAATTGGCATTATTCTAACCCAGCCACCTTGAAAATATAAGTCAACTCTTAACAGATGTCTCAAATACTCCTATTTAATAAACCTTTTAATGTGTTATGCCAATTTACGGATGAACCCGAGTTTAAAGGGCAAAGAGAAACCCTGGCCGATTATATTCAGTTGCCCAATTTTTATGCCGCAGGCCGTCTTGACCGAGATTCTGAAGGTTTACTCTTGCTAACGGACGATGGCAAATTGCAGCATAAAATTGCCGACCCGCAGCACAAGCAACCCAAAACCTATCTGGTGCAAGTCGAAGGTGAACTCAATGCTCAAGCCGTTGGGCAATTGCAAAAAGGCGTCACCCTTAAAGATGGCCTAACGCGCCCTGCCAAAGCCCGCAAGGTTAACGAACCCAAATGGATTTGGGAGAGAAACCCGCCAATTCGCCAACGCCAATCTATTCCAACCAGCTGGCTCGAATTGACCATTACTGAAGGCAAAAACCGCCAAGTAAGGCGTATGACCGCGGCGGTTGGCTTTCCCACTTTACGCCTCATTCGCATTCAAATCGGTGAATTCAAATTGGGTAATTTGCAACCTGGCGAGTCAGTATTGCAAACGATTTAAGTCAATATTCATGGTAAAATCACGCACAAATGAATTTAAATGAGTTAAAAATGTCACAAGAAAATGCACAAACCAAAGTCATCGTCGGTCTGTCTGGCGGGGTGGATTCCTCAGTGGCGGCTTTGTTGTTAAAACAACAAGGCTACCAAGTGGAAGGCCTGTTTATGAAAAATTGGGAAGGTGACGATACCGAAGACTATTGCCCGGCTGCCGAAGACTTAAAAGATGTACTGGCCATTTGTGAAAAGCTTGATATTCCCTTGCATATTGAAAACTTCTCAAAAGATTATTGGGACAGAGTATTTGCACATTTTTTAACTGAATATGGCGCAGGCCGTACGCCCAACCCTGATATTTTGTGTAACAAAGAAGTGAAATTTAAAGCCTTTTTAGACCACGCCTTAGACTTGGGCGCTGACTATATTGCCACCGGGCATTACACGCGAGTGAGTCAAGACGACCAAGGGCATTTTCATTTATTAAAAGGCTTAGACAATAATAAAGATCAAAGTTACTTTTTATATACCTTGCAACAAAACCAGTTAAAGCATTCCTTGTTTCCGGTGGGCGAGCTCGAAAAACCCTATGTGCGCCAACTTGCCGAAGAAGCGGATTTGATTACCCACAACAAAAAAGACAGCACGGGTATTTGTTTTATTGGGGAACGGAAATTCAAAGATTTTTTACAACAATTTTTACCCGCACAACCCGGCGATATTGTCACCACTGAAGGTAAAGTCATCGGTAAGCACGATGGATTGATGTATCACACGCTAGGGCAACGCAAAGGCTTGGGTATAGGCGGAGGGCATGGCGTAGAAGATATTCCATGGTATTCGGCAGACAAAAATCTTGCTACCAATCAATTGGTTGCCGTGCAGGGCTCGGATCACCCCCTACTCAACCATGCCATTTTAACTGCCAATACTTGCGACTGGGTTTCGGGGAAATGTCCGACGCTTAATTCGCCACTTAAAGCTAAGGTACGCTACCGTCAGCCAGAACAACCTTGTGAAATTGTGGCTGATGAGCTGGGACAAATCACTGTCGTTTTTCAAGAACCGCAAACCGCGATTACCCCCGGACAATCCGTGGTGTTTTATCAAGGTGACGACTGTTTAGGCGGCGCAATTATTACGGGTCGCTATCACCAATTGAATGAAATAAAGGCTTCTACCAGTTTATGAATTACACAGAACAAGATCGTGCCATTGCCCTTATCGGTATTTACCAGGCAGCCCAACAGGTTTTCGACCTAGCTACCACCGGTAAAACCGATGAAAAAGCCTATCATGCCTCTTTAGAATCGTTGTTTATACAAAACCCCGCGGATACCTTAGCCGTTTTTGGCGGTGATGTAGACAATATCCAATGGGGTGTGAATACCTTGTTGGCACAAATGAGTTCAGACATAGCCGTGTCTAACCGCAATATTGAAATTACCAAATATGTATTAAGTTTGATGATTCTGGAAAAAAACATCCAGCAGGCTGATGGCGTTTTTAACCAAATTTCAAAAGTGATTGACTCCGCACAGGCACAGCGCGCCCACTTTGGTGAGTTTCATGAAAATGTGATTGCCACCCTTGCCAGAGCTTACTCTGAAAATGTCAGCACTATTAATCCGCGCATTATGGTGAATGGTCAACATGGCCATTTACAAAACCCAAGAATTGCCAATAAAATTAGAGCCTTATTATTGGCAGGCATTCGTGCAGTGGTTTTGTGGCGACAAGTGGGCGGAACCCGCTGGGGATTGATTTGGAATCGTAAGAAATATCTCAGAGCCGCACAAGCATTGTATCGTGCACCCCAAGCAGACGATCATTCAGAGCCAACCAGTCTATTCAAAAAAGATTAACGAGCCTGACAAACATGACCATTCACATTCAACACCAACCCTCGCAAGACCAATTACAAACACTGGGCGTATTCAATTGGCCTATTTGGGAAAAAGAGAGTTCTGCTTTTGATTGGTTTTATGACGCTGAAGAGACTTGTTACCTATTAGAAGGCCAAGTGGTCGTTTCTTATGGTAAGGGAGAAGCGGTTAGCTTTGGGGCGGGGGATTTGGTCACTTTCCCCAAAGGACTGACTTGCCGCTGGGATATTCAAAAGGCTGTCAAAAAACACTATCAATTTGCTTAAAAAGCGCCAAAAAACAACCAGGCCTGGTTAAATTTTGGTCTTCAAACCTCTTTTTTAAACCACGTTTTAGATAACAAAAAGCCCCAATTAAGGGGCTTAGTGCATACTGCTAACGGGTATGTAGATTACTTTAAGGTTTTATAAACCGACTTTTTCTCAACTGTCGCTTCACTTACCAGGGTTTTAATTCGGGCATCGACTTCCGCCGTGCCATAAATCTCAACCAAAGTATCTTTTAATTGCGTTAATTGCTCAGCCGGTAAAGCTTGCTCTGCTTGCTTAACGCCTGCTAATTCCAATACCAGTGAATCACCCGTTGATAATTGCATCACTTGATAAGTTGACGCATTTTCAGCGGGTTTTGGCATTTTAAAAACAGTTTGGGTAATTTGCGGTAATACGCTACGGTTTTCATGACCAACCCATCCCACAACCGTCCATTCAATCCCCGGCGCTTCAAGGGACTTTATCTCAGCACCCTGCTTCACTTTTTCGAATAAAGACGCTGCCAATTCGCCAGATGCTTTAACCGCTGATAGGCGTTTTAACTCAGTGACAACGGCTTCGCGGACTTCAGCAAATGGCTTTTGTCTTTCGGCAACATAATCAGCAACTCTAACCACCACTGAAGACTTAGGCGACATTTCAATCGCGGCACTGTTCAATTTATTTTTTAAAACATCCTCTGAAAAGGCTGCTTCTAATACTTTAGCATTGGTTGTAATCGGCGAATCGCCACCTTGTTTTTGA
Encoded proteins:
- the clpA gene encoding ATP-dependent Clp protease ATP-binding subunit ClpA translates to MLSKELQLTLSNAFSVANEYQHEFVTLEHLLLELLGLPAVREVVEGCGIKPEALETELENFLEAEPIANTNHELLPTIAFQRVIERAIYLVQSNGYTEVTGVHVLASMYSEQDSQAVYLLESNGLLRVDVLSYISHGVTAQQKDQDFLSSEGSKSESSSDGEKASDPIADFTTNLNQQVKKGQIDPIIGRGWESNRTLEILSRRRKNNPLLVGEPGVGKTAVAEGLAYKIVNNEIPESLQDAVVYSLDMGALLAGTRYRGDFEKRFKALLNQLEKQPHAVLFIDEIHTIIGAGAVQGGAMDASNLMKPALASGKLRCVGATTYEEYRGIFEKDRALARRFQKIDVKEPTIQETYEILKGLKTQFEEHHDVKYTLPALKAAVDLSARYITDRHLPDKAIDVIDEAGAKQRLMAKSKRRKQLGVPEIQQIVANLARIPISQITQKEKDKLFDLEADLKRVVFGQDDAVKKVVSAIKLARSGLNDANRPTASFLLAGPTGVGKTELTSQLAKHLGIELLRFDMSEYMERHTVSRLIGSPPGYVGYDQGGQLTEAVTKHPHSVVLLDEIEKAHPDVFNILLQVMDNGTLTDNNGRKADFRNVILMMTSNVGAEQMARASMGFAVQDHTMDFEAELKKLFTPEFRNRLDAVIQFNRLTEASMASVVNKFIFALEQSLQDKKVTVVLRDDARQWLAKKGYDPLMGARPMNRLIQEKIKLPLSELILFGELQDGGEVEIGVANDEIILLAKALVD
- the clpS gene encoding ATP-dependent Clp protease adapter ClpS codes for the protein MNSRMSMHEDDGHVILEVAKAKVKPPKRYQVVLLNDDFTPMEFVVDVLMRFFGMDEAKASAVMLAVHHQGKGVCGVYSREVAEMKVQQVNQYARQNKHPLQCQMEVV
- a CDS encoding DnaJ domain-containing protein; translation: MFNQNYDATIDYFSVLGVHYNACEKTVKLAYRKMARRYHPDVSKIHNATQKFQEIAEAYEILTKHRERYCADFARSNRRHYSQQTRTQSSDNSQSGFADNTSKQSHTSHTQDSSRQQSSGYGSYRRQQPIRGKDRVITYPLTLRYAIRLLKIGYFYIPGLKVKMKFTREAFSDKTFRLRGKGYTGLFGGEPGDFLVKFSIKLESLRWELKGSDLYGSVTIPKTLLVAGNSLEIDTPSGPMMLQIPYNYSSEEYIKIQNMGLPADSHYQAGHLYTKLIAA
- a CDS encoding PhnA domain-containing protein yields the protein MSIEQALLERSGHKCELCGATDDLSVFEVSPSDGSEEQSICICSTCKSQIEAPETVDANHWRCLNDSMWSTVPAVQVMAYRMLNNLRAEGWPQDLLDMMYLNDETKAWADAGLAGAVEDDREPTLDSNGARLVEGDNVTLIKDLDVKGANFTAKRGTAVRGIRLTDNPLHVEGKVNGTVIVLVAAYLKKA
- a CDS encoding LysE family translocator: MDIEHFSIFFITTFLLVLVPGPSALTAAAQGASLQSSKAFIGVLGIASADLIFFGLSATGISALIVASSTLFSVIKWLGVAFLIYLGLSVLLSKASAIQFENKKIDARTGKLFRQGLVIQLANPKALMYFSALLPQFINPNEPLLMQLAVMALTLFLADCLVYSLYGYLGFHMARQKLKAWLIRLINRAAGLTLLFTGIKMAMLENHGS
- a CDS encoding phospholipase A is translated as MILNAFKVGLFTGLVLCSQLALAEGAPQYDTDCVQKALLDSATTLEEIRKQCVLKEAKNIEISAFEKRLQQERLNRNNQFSIQSYLPNYVLFGSYNFSGTNQKPFKEVYEGEEFFDPVEVKFQISLKVPISENFLGWGDHWFVGYTNRSFWQAYNHTISAPFRETNHAPEAWISFDNDWRLLGWQNRLVDLGVVHQSNGQTGALSRSWNRAYLRFIFEQENSAFGFMPWIRLPETDPTDDNPDILKYMGYGEFYYLTKYDEQNFRVIVRNNFDANDNKGSFELSYTYPIHRNLNGYVQWFYGYGESLIDYNYKNNTLSLGVQLGNLF
- a CDS encoding CvfB family protein, whose product is MAQVGRINKLKIVKAVEFGVYLDGGNLGEILLPKRYMPDNAEIGQSLEVFIYLDSQDRLVATTDQPLASIGEVAFLKVTQVNKTGAFLDWGMPKDLLAPYTEQRVPMEEGRSYCVYIYEDNTGRMAASSKLSLHLSEEGRNFKRGQEVALLVASRSDLGYSAVVNGTYLGLIHNSEILQPLRMGQKLKGYIKEVRPDGKLNLSINKQGHAAVDDLSSKILAHLAENNGVSNLTDKSTPEAIFAVYRDSKANYKRSIGRLLKLKKIAIEPSQIRLLE
- a CDS encoding NADP-dependent isocitrate dehydrogenase, producing the protein MTAKSKIIYTLTDEAPALATYSLLPIVNAFTKAADVVVETRDISVAARIIANFSDRLPAEQQLPDTLKELGILATQPDANIIKLPNISASVPQLVAAIAELQAHGIAVPDYPANPTNAEEEAIKATYAKVLGSAVNPVLREGNSDRRAPLSVKNYAKKNPHSMGAWSADSLTSVAHMSEGDFYGSEKSLTVPEATEFKIEFEAADGTKKVLKDFAPLQAGEVIDAAVMSQKALQAFYAKAISEAAEKGILFSLHLKATMMKVSDPILFGQAVSVYFKDVFAKHAEVLAALKVNVNNGLGDILSKIQSLPEGHRSEIEADIHATIAAQAQIAMVDSDKGITNLHVPSDVIVDASMPAMIRSSGKMWNAEGKLQDTLAVIPDRCYAGVYQETINFCKHNGAFDPTTMGSVPNVGLMAQAAEEYGSHNKTFQMTGAGKVRALNAKGEVLLEQTVEEGDIFRMCQVKDAPIQDWVKLAVNRARASKTPAVFWLDTKRAHDHELIVKVNQYLLDHDLTGLEIHIMSPEEATRFTLRHIKHGQDVISVTGNVLRDYLTDLFPILELGTSAKMLSIVPLMNGGGLFETGAGGSAPKHVQQLLSENYLRWDSLGEFLALAVSLEHLANTFGNAKAQVLADTLDAATGLFLENDKSPSRKVGGIDNRGSHFYLAMYWAQALADQDKDADLKARFTPVAKAMADTEAKIVAEMINEQGKSVDIGGYYQPNPELTAKVMRPSATLNAIIDSI
- a CDS encoding rRNA large subunit pseudouridine synthase E, with protein sequence MSQILLFNKPFNVLCQFTDEPEFKGQRETLADYIQLPNFYAAGRLDRDSEGLLLLTDDGKLQHKIADPQHKQPKTYLVQVEGELNAQAVGQLQKGVTLKDGLTRPAKARKVNEPKWIWERNPPIRQRQSIPTSWLELTITEGKNRQVRRMTAAVGFPTLRLIRIQIGEFKLGNLQPGESVLQTI